One Aegilops tauschii subsp. strangulata cultivar AL8/78 chromosome 2, Aet v6.0, whole genome shotgun sequence genomic window, TGTACCCGCCCTCACGATTCAACTCTTCCAATTACGAACGCTTCCAACCGGGCTTTAGCTTCAACCGGTAATGTCCCGCAAGCCACTTCAGATGCTCTTCATATAATGAATCAGTATGGAGTCTTCTTTCCTTCTCCACTAGGTCCGCTCTTTGATTCCACAAAGCTATCCACTCGGAGTGCTTGATGGCCCAAGTCGAAGTTTCCGGGTTATTCTTTCAACTAATGCTGCAAATTATGTACAAGATGAAAGCATTAGCAAGATATGTCTTTGATAATGCTCTACTATATATCCAAAGCTACAACTATCTCACCGATGCAGATATTGGTTTGTCTCATAACTCTCATCCCTTGGTGTCCCTTGCCTTCTCCCAAATTGTCTTGCGACACGGTCTGGGTAGTGCCACTCGACAACATAGAAGCATATCAGTGGGCATCTCGCCCGCCAAATATTCCTGTCACGCGTGCACATCTTGTTCATCCTGAAATCACACTCGCCATCATATGGCATCCAATCGACCTACAACACAAGATGATACTAGTTAAGTACACGGTTCCATCACAATTGATGTGCTCTTACGTAAGTTATCATTACCTGCTTATGAGTCAACATATCTAGATCGTTCATGTAGCATTTGTATCGCGCAACCGAGCTGCCTGTGTACACATTCGTGAACTCCCAACAGTAGGCGATGGTCGGAAACCGCCAAGGATCAACTCCATGCCTCCCGTCATGTGGGAGCCATCCTTCAGGTGGTATCTTGTTTCTGTCGGGACGTCCAACGGGCATCCGCTTCCACATCCAAAGCTAAAGGCACCAAACAAAGCCACCCATACCAGATGTCGCCTTCTTCCTACGACATGCCTCGTCGAGCTGCAAATTCAGAAATTATTGATAAGGTCGGTGAAATTACAAATGCAAACAAATTAACAATTTGGTTACTAATTACCTAACGATATAAGTATGCTAGTGCTCCTGAACCCCAACTGTACTTACGGTCCCAGTCACTTAGTAGGTCCAAGAATATCCACTGGGCTTTATTACCGGTAGAATATGGGAACACTACCCTCGTTAACAGATACCATAGATAAGCTCAGGTGTGCTGCTGCACAACAACCTCATTGGCGTCCGAAGGGCATACTACTCCTCTCTCCTCTCGGAGCCAATGATGCAACACTTTCTCACTGTCACGCTCGCCTTCTTCAGGAGGCACGGGGAAAACACCTGTCAATTGGCCAACACGATCTCGCCAATCCGCAGTTATGGTGGTGCCGGTCAAAGCTTCTCCATTGATTGGAAGGCCACTAATCATCACCATGTCCTCCAAAGTCACGGTCATCTCTTCACATGACAAGTGGAACGTGCGTGTCTCTGGCCTCCAACGGTCAATAAGTGCGGTCATCGCCCCGTGGTTGATCGACGGAGCGTGTCGCTTGAACTGGAGCACAAACGGGAGAAGGCCCAATCTCTCGAAGTATGGCTCATACCGCTCGTCGCACGGCCAGTCGTGGGCACTATGACCCCTCATGCGCATAGGTTTTAGTTCCTGCAAAATAGCATTGCATTATGGTTAGTGACTATCAAAAATGAGAAGTAATAACCAAGTATTCAAATAGATTGAGTCTTACCCGGCGATTCTCAATGTCCCGCGCACGATGCTCTTTGTCATACCCTTTATGAAGATCGTCGTACCAACGTTCATCCACCATCCTACAAATCAAGCATGAACAAATGAAACATACATAACACTATATAACATCCTACATATCATATATTTGGCATAACAACATCAACATTAATGCATATCTCAATGGCAACATAACAAAACATGCTTATCTATATATGACAAAATGTCAATGCACGGGGCAACATATCTCAATGTCAAGATAACAAGATCAATTATCTATATATGACAAAATATCAATGGCAACATATTTCAATGGCAACACAACATAACAAAATCTCAATATAACATCCTAATTATATGACCATATCTCAATGAGAATGAAGCATACAAAATACACAAAAATGTTACAATTCTATTTCAAGCAATCATCTATCTAAATCCATATACATAGCAACTAAAATTAAAATGGCCAACCCTACCACAAATGCCTTCTCTTCCCAATCCTACCATATAAACACATGCCTTCTCTTCTAAAGTATACAACATACCTACATGACCAAGACATGGGCTCCCCTTTCTCAAAAAAGTGCAAAGAAAACGAATCCTAGGGTTCCAACAAGTATGAATTAATGCTGCCAAAATACAAGTTTTGAACCCAAAATAATCGGAGGATCCGGTGGAGAATACCTCAAGAAAGATGTGGGGGCTCAGATCCACACTTTTGATGAAGAGAATAAGCGATTTGGGGTTGATTTGGGTGAGGGGAGGAGAGAAGCGGAGCTTCTGTAGCGCGCCACGCCTCCTGCGTCTTGGGTGGGTTGGGCTGCACCCGAGCCGGCTCTGCCGGTTTTCTACTCTCCGGGGTTAAACGCCAAGGGTCATGGCGTTTACCCCTTTGCCACGTCGGACGGTCAAACTGGCTGACTAGGGAGGTGGGCCAGGCCTAAACGACATGGTTCGTGGCATCTTCAGTGCAAGCAGAACGCCGCGGATGTTGACGTCTCGGTTTGGGTCAGATCCGGAAAATGTTTCAAACATGGGTCAAATCGTGTTAAACTTAGAGAGATGGGTCAGAACAGTGAAGAAAACCCCGCACGACACCTCATCTAACGGCTCTTGAGGCGGTTTAAAATGAACTTGCGTCAGCCGGATGATTTGTAGCAAGCGCAGCACCGGCTCACCGTGAGTGAATTTTTCTCGTGAGGTAATCAGGCTCCGCGCTTGATTGAAACTTGGTTGAAACTTTTGAAGCGACTAGCTTCTGGGCTGAGACCATGCGCGGTGCCGGAGGCTCCCGTCGATGCTCTTCTCACCGTCACGCACGGTCTCAAACCGAGGCCACGGTtccctcctcctcctttgccAGCTAAGGCTCCCGCTTCCCCTTCCGCCGCACATCGTCGCGGCTCTCATGTAGACGCCTTGCCCATTTCACACGCGTCGCTACTCCTCCGGCTGCGGTCGGGCCCCGCCCTCGCCGAGGCCCGGCGGCTGCACGCCGCTGTGCTCGTCGGCGACCACCGCCACGGCGCGGTCCTCTCCGCTCAGCTGGTGCACGTGTATGCTAGGCTCGGTGTCACGCCCCCACCTTGACTGCGTCTGTGGTGGTGACGGACAGCGTGGAGCTAAGGGTGGGGTCCTTGGTCAGTCAGTTGTTGGCTGGCTATGGGCGGTGTAGTGTGCGCGTGTGCTGAGCTGTATGGGGACGATATAACCCCAGCGTGTGAGTCATGTACAGGTATCGGAAATGAAAGGAAACGTCCGAATCTCTCTCTCCGTTCTCTGAACTCTCTCTTGTTCTCTGAACTCTCTTGTTCTCTCTTCCTCAGCCCCTCTTCTCCTACCAATCCACCATGAATCCTGTGAGATCCATCTCAGAGGCCTCACAAATGGTATTCAGAGCCTAGATCGCGACCGTCTGCGCTCATAATCTCTCGATCGGGCTGTAAAATTCCACCGCGAAGGGTGTGGAAATTTGTTTCACAAATTTTCGCCCAAAATCCCAAGCGGGGTTAGCCTGATTTGGAGCGAGCCGCAACGGCGCCGTCGAAGCCACCGCTGCCGTCGGCGCAGACCAAGCGGAATTGGTGCTGTGTTGTCCCAAAACAATCATCCTATTGCGTTCTTGAGTAGAGCTCTGGGTATAGCTAATCAAAAGATGTCGGTCTATGAAAAGGAGTTCTTTGCAGTCATCATGGCAATTGATAAGTGGCGAATCTATCTACAGCGTGGTCCCTTCACCATTGTTACGGATCATCGCAGCTTGTGCCATTTACAAGAACAACAACTGATTACAGATTTGCAACGCAAAGCTATGGCTAAAATGGTGGGACTTCAGTTTCAGTTCAAATATCGCAAGGGAAGTGAAAAGAGACGTGCTTTTTAGGTCCCGGGGGTAGGGACTCCCGGTTATCCTGTACGTCCAGGCAGAACACATTACCTAGAGATTTGTGCCATTTCCTGTGATGGTGTTTTGTTTAGCAGGCCTACTGGACAGTAATACGGCGGGGCACGTGGAGTACTGCGGCTGATTCATGCTCTCTTTCCGGTCCCCACAAAGAAGAGGTAGATGGCAGAACTTGATACTGGTCAATTTCTCTGACACATCCACTTCGTACACACACAGAACGATTACCCATGACCCATATTCCTTGAACCATTTTAAATTTCTCTTGACTCATCCACTTCTTGAACAATTTTAAATTGAAGAGATAGACTCTCTTTTCCAGAGAAGTGGGAGAGAGAAAGCTTTTTCAAATGAAGTGAGAGAGAACCGTGTGCTAGTGTGCATGCAGGTGAGACGAAAGTGTGTGAGAGAGACAGCTAAGAGAAAGTAGAGAGACAGCTAGAAGAGAGAGAGATTGTGCATGCATGTCAAACAGAGAGAAAGCGACAGTTTTTAAACAGTGACATGATCACATGAGTGTCGGCCTCTGCTGCCTACAACCAGGTCCTACAGCCTACATCTGTGAATCATTGCATGCCTCGTGTGACAGGCCAATGGGTTGGATAAGTATGATGCTGCTACTGTAAATGGTCTGTGACCGGACACGCTAAAGTGCGAATCTTAGCGGGGGCTCAACGGTGCGATAAGCGGGGGTCGGGACTCCCGGGTGCTATTGCACCTTTCCGCAGTGAAAATCATGACGCAGATGCTCTTTCACGAGTGGGCCGGTTATACACCATCACTGCTATGTCTGTCTGTCAACCAGCTTGGGTCCAGGAGGTTGTGAATTCTTACCAGACTGATACTCAAGCCCTGGAACTGATGGCTCAGTTGGCCGTGCATAGTCCTGATAAAAAGGCTATTCACTTGACAACGGCCTGATTCGTCACAATGGAAGGCTTTGGATTGGAAAAAATTCGGCAATTCAAACTAAGCTCATTCATGCTTTGCACTCTAGTTCTGTAGGAGGGCATTCTGGTGTTCGAGCCACCTATCATCGACTCTCCAAGTTGTTTTACTGGCAGGGTATGAAATGCCACATTGATGAATTTATCAAGCAATGTCAGGTGTGCCAACAAGCTAAACACGAACGCACCTTGCCCGCGGGTCTGCTACAGCCACTGCCTGTACCTTCTCGTCCGTGGAAAGATATCACTATGGATTTTATTGATGGGCTTCCTAAGTCAGAAGGATTTGAGGTAATTCTGGTAGTGGTCGATCGCCTGACGAAATATGCTCATTTCTTCCCTCTGAAACATCCATACACAGCACACTCTGTTGCTACTGTTTTCGTTGACAACATCGTCAGATTACATGGAGTGCCAGCGTCCATTGTTTCGGACAGAGATCGAGTGTTCACCAGGCACTTCTGGCGCAGGCTCTTCAAGGAAATTGGTACCAAACTGTGTTATTCAACGGCGTATCATCCGCAAATGGACGGCCAATCCGAGAGGGTCAATCAGTGTTTGGAATAGTATCTTCGTTGTACTGTTCATGACAGTCCCACCAAATGGAAGCGTTGGTTGTCTATGGCAGAATTTTGGTACAACTCATCATATCATACCTCACTTGGTTGCACACCCTTTAAAGCCTTGTATGGAATCGAGCCAAATTTCGGCACCAATGCCTATGGATACAGGCGAACTTCCCACTTCCCTGGCAGATTTGGCGGCGGACCGGGAGGATTTCTTCACCATGCTCAGAGAACACTTAAGGCGAGCTCAAGAGCGGATCAAGGCTCAAGCAGACAAGCGCCGACAGGATCGACATTTTGTTGTGGGTGAAGCAGTGTTGTTGAAGTTGCAACCCTATGCACAGACTTCTCTGGTCAACCGTCCTTGTGCCAAATTGGCCCTGAAATTctatggacccttcaaggtgacAGAGAAGATTGGCGCAGCAGCTTATCGCCTAGATCTTCCTCTAGACTGCTTAATTCATCCGGTGTTCCACGTTTCACAGTTGAAGCCCTTCACTGCTGACTATTCCCCAGTATTTGCTGAACTACCAGCACCACCTGACCTATCTACAATTTCTCTTCATCCTGAGGCGATCCTGGAGCGTCGTTTGGTTAAGAAAGGAAATGAAGCGACTCCACAGATCAGGTTCAAGTGGCAAGGACTGGCAGAGGATCACGCTACCTGGGAAGATTACAACGTTTTTCGAGCATGTTTTCCACTTAGTTCTCTTTGGGATGGGGCTTCGTCTTCAGGTGGGGATAGTGTCACGCCCCCACCTTGACTGCGTCTGTGGTGGTGACGGACAGCGTGGAGCTAAGGGTGGGGTCCTTGGTCAGTCAGTTGTTGGCTGGCTATGGGCGGTGTAGTGTGTGCGTGTGCTGAGCTGTATGGGGACGATATAACCCCAGCGTGTGAGTCATGTACAGGTATCGGAAATGAAAGGAAACGTCTGAATCTCTCTCTCCGTTCTTTGAACTCTCTCTTGTTCTCTGAACTCTCTTGTTCTCTCTTCCTCAGCCCCTCTTCTCCTACCAATCCACCATGAATCCTGTGAGATCTATCTCAGGGGCCTCACACTCGGGCAGATCGAGCACACGCAGGCATGCTCGATGGAATGCCCAGGAGGAACTCCTTCGCGTGGAACGCCGTGATCAAGGGCCTCGTCTACCCAGGCCGGTTCTCCGAGGCGCTGGAGACGTGCCGGGCGATGGTCGAAGATGATTCGGCTGCGGCGGATTGTTTCACGTCCCCACCCGGCGGGCATCAAGGCGCTCAGAGCGGTTGAGCAGGGCCGGATGATAAGAGAGCATGTGGAGGCAGGCCGGCGTTGCCCGTGGCTATGCGACGCCCAATCTGTTTGTGCAGTGCACGCTCGTGGACATGTTTGCCAAGTGTGGGTGCTTGGGCGAGGCGAGGAGTGTGTTCGAGAGCATGCAGGAAAGGGATGTGGCAGCGTGGACCGCCATGATCGGAGGAACCGTGCATGCAAGAGATTGGCTCGATGCGATGAGTTTGTTCGACAGGATGTGATCGGTAGGATTCTTGGCTGATTCCGTGATCATTGCCACTATCGCATTTGGCAGGGTGAAAGAGTTACGAGCTGGAACGGCGTTGCATGGATGCGCAGTAAGATGTGGAGTTGCTGATGATCAATGTGTTTCCAATGTCGAAATTGTTGTGCATACGATGAACAGTGCGTACAATTTTCGTACGACATGATCTCGCTCGTCCATCCAACTGATCGACCGGCTGCTGACCATTGTCGTACGTACATCTAGAAAGAACTCAAAAAGAGTTCTCACCACGGCCAACTAGCTTGCGTCATGTGGCATAGCTGATTGGCTGCCCTTCCCGCGTAGCTTAACTTCATCTAAAAAGAACTCAAAAAGAGTTCTCACCGCGGCCAACTAGCTTGCGCCATGTGGCATAGCTGATTGGCCGCCCTTCCCGCGTAGCTTAATGGGTTTAATTGATTGCTTCAAGGTTACTGAAATGTATCATGTGAGTGTCAGTTTGTTTACTGAAATGGTTGCTTCAAGGTTAAAACCAAATTCTAATACCATGACAAGTATACTTTCGAGTCTTTCTGGCCTGAAATTATCCGGGCATGCAAAAGAGGTCCATGGCTTCTCCTAAGACATGGACTTGACAAGAGCAAGTTTCTGGGGAGCGCATTTATTGACTTCTACAGTAGACACGGATTCATAAGAGAGGCATGAACTGTATTTGATGAGCAGATAATGTTGAGCTTGGGGGAGAGTATGTCAGATAAACATCTACTGTCTTCAGCAAGCTCTTagaagattttcttcataggaaaCAATTCCATATCTGTGCATACAGGCGAGTAAAAGGTGAACTGGATAATAGTTTTTTTAAGTTAAAACGAAACTTTATTCATTAGAAATAAATAGTACATCGTTTGTCAGGATCATTACAATTTCATTTGGAGGCTCCTCAAACCAATCCGAAGTTGAAGAAAATCTAGCTAATCTAGCAAGTTGATGTGCTACTTTATTTGGTTCTCTATTACAGTGTTCGAATCTAGTCATGATAAAATCACATCCATAGTGAAAGCAGTCATCAAAAATTGCCGCCGCCGCACCCGTTGATTGT contains:
- the LOC141040784 gene encoding uncharacterized protein, whose product is MPMDTGELPTSLADLAADREDFFTMLREHLRRAQERIKAQADKRRQDRHFVVGEAVLLKLQPYAQTSLVNRPCAKLALKFYGPFKVTEKIGAAAYRLDLPLDCLIHPVFHVSQLKPFTADYSPVFAELPAPPDLSTISLHPEAILERRLVKKGNEATPQIRFKWQGLAEDHATWEDYNVFRACFPLSSLWDGASSSGGDSVTPPP